In the genome of Candidatus Cloacimonadota bacterium, the window AACCGTTCTTCAGCGGATACAGGCCACAATTCTATTTCCGCACAACCGATGTTACCGGAAGTTTGACTTTACCTGAAGGAGTCGAGATGGTCATGCCGGGTGACAATGTCACAATTTCGGCAGAACTGATAACTCCGATCGCGATGGAGAAAGGTCTTCGTTATGCAATCCGTGAAGGTGGACGAACAATCGGTGCTGGTGTTGTCAGCGAAATCATCGAATAGACATTAGCTTTCTTCAAACAACAGGATGTTCAAATAAAGAGGAAAAATGAGAGAAATAATTACTTTAGCTTGTGAAGAATGTAAAAATAGAAATTATACAATGACAAAAAACAGAAGAAAGCATCCGGAAAGAGTTGCGTTTAAGAAATTTTGTCCAAACTGCAGAAAGCATACGATCCACAAACAGAATAGATAAAATTTGGAATGTAGGTTAGTAGCTCAACTGGTAGAGCACCGGTCTCCAAAACCGGGGGTTGCGGGTTCAAGTCCTGCCTGACCTGCCATTCTTTTTATAGTCTAAAAAAGAGAGAATGAGATGTTAAAAAAAACAATCGGATTTTTAAAGAGCGTAAAACTCGAAATGGCTAATGTAAGTTGGCCCACAAAGGCTGATCTAAAAGAAGGAACTACAGTTGTGATCATAATGTCGGCAATTGTTGCCGTGTTCCTTTCTTTAATTGATGCAGCCTTCTCATTCCTGATCAGAACTCTTTTATTGCAGGGTTAATTTATGAAATGGTATGTGGTTCACACTTATGCTTCCCATGAATTCAAGATCAGAGATGCGATTTTAAAAGGGATTAAAGGAAGTGCTATTGAAAATAAAATCGGTCAGATATTAATTCCTACTCAAAAAACATTTCATATCAGAGAAGGAAAAAGGATCGAGCGCGAGAAAAAATTATTTAATAGCTATATTATCCTGGAAGCAGAGCTTACTCCCCAAGTATTTTCTTATATAATTGGAATACCTGGAATTACAAATTTTCTGGGAACTGGGAAAAAACCACAACCATTATCAGAAAATGAAGTTAATAGATTATTGGGAATTTCTGATAGGGACAAGAGCGAAGTTAAGTCTTATGAATTTATACCTGGTGATATTGTAAAGATCATCTCCGGTCCATTCAATGATTTTGAAGGAACAATCGATAAGATCAGTGATGATAATCAGAAATTAACTATAAAGGTTACGGTTTTCGGAAGAGTTACTCCCGTAGAAGTAAAATCAGACCAGGTTGAGATAATGTAATTTGAGGGAAAAATGGCAAAACCAAAAGATGTAGTAAATGTAGTAAAATTACAATTACCTGCAGGGCAGGCAACACCGGCACCTCCGGTTGGACCGGCTTTAGGACAGGCAGGAATCAATATAGGTGAATTTTGTAAAGCATTTAACGATAAGACAAAAGATTCTCCGGGTATGATCTACCCTGTAGTAATTTATGTCTTTAAAAATAAATCTTATCAATTCGAGATAAAAACTCCTCCGGCTGCTGTTTTAATTAAAAAAGAAGCTGGTTTGGCAAAAGGTTCTGGTGAGCCAAACCGGGAAAAAGTCGGAAAAATATCAAAAGCATCGATTAAAAAAATCGCAGAAATCAAAATGCAGGATTTAAACGCATACAACATCGAAGCGGCTATGCGTATGATAGAAGGCACTGCAAGAAATATGGGTGTGGAAGTAGTAGGTTAA includes:
- the tuf gene encoding elongation factor Tu (EF-Tu; promotes GTP-dependent binding of aminoacyl-tRNA to the A-site of ribosomes during protein biosynthesis; when the tRNA anticodon matches the mRNA codon, GTP hydrolysis results; the inactive EF-Tu-GDP leaves the ribosome and release of GDP is promoted by elongation factor Ts; many prokaryotes have two copies of the gene encoding EF-Tu) encodes the protein PFFSGYRPQFYFRTTDVTGSLTLPEGVEMVMPGDNVTISAELITPIAMEKGLRYAIREGGRTIGAGVVSEIIE
- the rpmG gene encoding 50S ribosomal protein L33, with the protein product MREIITLACEECKNRNYTMTKNRRKHPERVAFKKFCPNCRKHTIHKQNR
- the secE gene encoding preprotein translocase subunit SecE, with protein sequence MLKKTIGFLKSVKLEMANVSWPTKADLKEGTTVVIIMSAIVAVFLSLIDAAFSFLIRTLLLQG
- the nusG gene encoding transcription termination/antitermination factor NusG; this translates as MKWYVVHTYASHEFKIRDAILKGIKGSAIENKIGQILIPTQKTFHIREGKRIEREKKLFNSYIILEAELTPQVFSYIIGIPGITNFLGTGKKPQPLSENEVNRLLGISDRDKSEVKSYEFIPGDIVKIISGPFNDFEGTIDKISDDNQKLTIKVTVFGRVTPVEVKSDQVEIM
- the rplK gene encoding 50S ribosomal protein L11, producing MAKPKDVVNVVKLQLPAGQATPAPPVGPALGQAGINIGEFCKAFNDKTKDSPGMIYPVVIYVFKNKSYQFEIKTPPAAVLIKKEAGLAKGSGEPNREKVGKISKASIKKIAEIKMQDLNAYNIEAAMRMIEGTARNMGVEVVG